The nucleotide window CCTTTGACTATAACGATAATGTGCACTAACTTCgaaaaaatgtaatatactACCTGATATAAAAAATCATGACTTTTGATTGTTAACAATGCTCTCACGCAAATGCGTATTCAATACATTAGAATATGTCTTAGTGAAACATATAGAGTGAATGTCATTAGTAGGTAGACAAACCAGAAACTGAATGAATATATTAGAAAAATAATCACCACGATTGACTTGAGTTGCAATGATCAACAATGTCTAACAGAATACAGAACTTAGATGAAATTTAAATTGTTAAGCAGCTTTAAATTTCTATGTCGGAATAATTGTTATTTATCCCTTTCAAGAACCAAAGGTTGTTGAtcttgtttttgtctttttaagGCAATGAGATGTTTAGCACGTTAATCGAGGAAACCATGTGAAGGACGTCACGGCGCATGTGTaaaatattgtgtaaaatatcatgtgaaaaatattcaaatgtcaTAATAATGATGTGGAATCTCACTATTGGCTGTATGTGCACTGCGCAACTTTTATTTTACATCGCCAAAAGCAGATAAATTGGAACCAGAAAAACGGCCGATTACATCGTTTGGTCATCATCTGAAGATTGAACAGCTTTTCAACATGAAGATATTGGTAATTTCGACCGTTCTGATCCTTCTTTGTGGAACAGGTGAGTTTATCGCTGATCGTTGTTTTTGTATGATGAGGTAGTCAGCTGTCTTATGAGAATGTACAGGTATAAAATTATAAGATTACAAGCATAACTTAATGTATGAATGTGAAGAGTCGAGTCAGGGTACAGTTACATTAGCAGGGAATAGATTAAAATCAGCTTCTGATTGTATTGTTCTCGAAACCGTTAACTTTAGGTTCATGATAATTATTGTGCGTTTTCACTCATTTGGATATCGATGTTGAAACTCAACAGCCATCCAAATGATAGTGGCGTAACTCTGTACTATAGTTTATAGGAAAGGGATTATCTCTCCAGACCGTGCAGTGTGACCAAACCTTACCTCTGTGACTATATATCACGTAATTATCCTTACGTATGGAGGTACAATAACGTATGGACGAGACAAATATGCTACACTGTTTAATTTTTCGTAGGACTCAAAACTATAAAGGAGAAAGAGTATATGCTTACAGTTTTAACAATGTGCGATTATTTACTTAGAGTTGCAAGCACAATTATTAATATATAACGTTATTGAAAgccgaaaatttcagtttagCATTGTTTAGGCGTAAAATGGCAGTTGTCATCGATCTCAACTTACCCTAGAAGTTGGAGGAGGCGGCATGCTCTGCATGTTTTGAGAATCAGCAAAACGATCTGTCCGTCGTCAATATTTgtgtaacaaacaactttttCGACGACTTAGTTTTCTTTCGCTGCTCTTtctatttgtgtttttaaagcATTCGGATTTCAGTTGTTCCCTGAGGCAAAGAGTCACAGCGCTGCCCAGGCAACATGTATAGAAAATGGCATGATTCTGGCTATCGACACGAGCAGGCACACTCACTCAGCTATATTATCACTGCTTGACGACAACGGATATGGAAGCACTGATGTCTGGATCAACGGGCACCAGAATAATAGTATATGGGTCACCAACGAGGGAGATGAATTGACATGTTACCTTCCATGGCAAGATGAAGAGCCAAACGGTAGCGGCACTTGTCTTCAACTTTGGTAAATGTCTTTTCTGTATTACACTAAGTGTGTTCTTCGGTGTTCGGCACTCATTTCTGATATTGCAAATTTGGCGGCATAATATTATATTCCGTTTTTTCCAAGTTACTTAGAAAAATGATAATATTTCCTTGAACAAAAGAGAATAATGGccatacaaagacaaaaatcgCTAGAACGCTTAGTGATGACAATGCCTTTTTAAGTTCTATTTTAACTAAGGTAGCTTCGTTAACATAATAATTATTCCCTCGTTGCGGAAAATGCCGAAACGCATTTGATTGCGAAATATACTCGTCGTTTCAAAAGCTTCCAGCAGTTTTACGTCAGAGCTACATAAAATCCCTAGCGAATCGATTTTTTCTATGACATTCCTTCTCGTCTGCTTGAAATATGCATATCCACGTCTCTAAAATAACCGAAGCTTACTAATGAAACTAGCATATTTACTatctgcatttttattgttctaCAGGGCTGCAGCGGACCATAAGTGGGATGATACCCCGTGCACTGTGACAAAACCGTTTGTATGTGAACCTAGAGGTACTGTAGATCGCTATGCAAGTTCCTATCAGAAGCATTCGCAATTTATAGAAACTGAATGTAGTAGGTCATAGCTGCAAAAAAATAGTGTCGTACGTTTtgcgattttgaaaataatgttgCTTTGAAGTGAAATTTTCGACTGTTTAAAGCAAGCACATAGTGACATGAACAAGGAAATAATTCTTGTTGCGAGAACTGACGGGTGTATTCTGAAATGAAAAGACGACTGCATTAAATTACACAGAACTCGTCCTTCCATTAATCGTCATGTTAATATGACCAGGAAAATGGCCAGGGTTCCTTTACGTTGTTAAATGATACATCAGGTATTGGCATGGGACGTCGGTCAATTCATGATACACGTGATGGTGAAGACTGGACTGGTCTCAGTGCCTGAAATAAATGTCATTACCTGTTGAATCCCATGGTACCTATTGAAACCTCAAACAAATAACTACTTTATTACATCGCCATAGTATCTTTGTTATATCTTGCATCATGCTATTTTCCACGATTTAGTAGAGATCACTTTCGAAACAGATGCCAACCTTTTTTCCAAAGCACTAATATTACATATATTGTCAAACAGACTTAGGCTTCCGATTATTCGAAGATTTGATGAGCCAGGGTGATGCACAGGCATCATGTGAAGCAAACGGCATGACGTTGGCGGTTGACACGAGTCCGATCACACATAAGGTGATCGATGGACTGCTTCACGACAATGGATATGCAAACACGGATGCCTGGATCAGTGGTCATCAAGATGACAGTGGTGCATGGGTCGACGATTATGGAGATGAACTCACATGTTATCTGCCGTGGGTTAGTGATGAGCCAAACGGTAGCGGCACTTGTCTGCAACTGTGGTGATTATCCCTTTCTAACTAAAATATATTTCTCGAGAAGTTTCTTGATTTTGATGTTACGAATTCGAACGAGCTACCCATCATGTATAATGCTTCATATCTGTATATTGTCCCAGTGAACATACTAACGTGATAAATGTATCGTGTAGAGTGGACCACTGGAATagatgttgaaatattacaattataatatataCAATTGAGACCTAAACTGCtgcagtacatgtatttatcatacatgctatgcctgtattgccattcttctattgttcagacggtaatgatatgaacccatattttaactagtgaaaataccaattatattttcactgtaaccgaactacttacagcgatgCGTACACGTaaccttcgttggtatatgtacatataaaacagctgagcgaataggACAAATGACAATCCAAAACgacattatgattatggtcaaaattatgtagtttgcagtcagttcatgggcattgcacttctAGGCACAACAAGTacacaaacgtattgaaaatttgtatcatttgccgacTCCTGTTATCGTTCACGGCCGGGCGGTGCAATGTTTTCGTGTCCGTCTACGCTGATGaagattacatgtaagatatcggttgacagtgcatcatgataggacggctttacgacaagtttcctgttgataaccttaagtatctgggcggtgaattacatcgtgtaagtcgtaaatgagccacaaaaatccaactgcactgaaaatactcgcgacagacaaggttcaAGGTGCACATAAtattccgatttgtacctgtcagtgcaatgagattcacaggtcatgatcatgtctggtggcaccgatgcggtgcgggtttcagacacaatgtaagatctagggaaagtcaaactttcgcttaggttgttaaaggaagtttacttctatttaggcaagcaaggaacgaaaatatacgagcagacgatggaaatacctttgaaatgttttatttgtacagcaacaaaatcacgaacgagttacgacactacagcttacaatgTACTCACTTcctgttttccctaatccgcttacCCAGaaggtaaattcggcatatttgacgttgAGGACATTtttaattcttcgagataaagtGACTGGTatgggtattatatccactgtgcattcatagatatcgcagagctgcttgctccatGCTCtaagctgttcatactcgatttAGTTAGAAATCGAACGctggcgtggcgcgagtattttgacgcgattttggcggcctcataacttccACGCAGGGATGatgttatgtatcaaaacacgaaaacacaaccattttacacactccagtctatgttttacatccaccgtaattttaaactaaaaataaatcttcttcaaattgtgaaaacctatgtcgacatcgtaatatttaaattgttcctTTTAAAAGTGtcccataaaccctcctttgaagtgcaATGGCCCAATAACGGAATTGTTTcgagaagtgatacggttgtcacaCTCCTTTACAACCAACGTTTTATAATATTTAAGTGCAatctggaggaagcaaggtcgattccAAGTTAATTTCGttgctaatttcggagcgtcggTAGGAAAACGGTCATAaacaaagcatgcatgtatgataaaggggttattgcactaagttagggcgataccgcgtcatATTCTCATGGTgcgtccgtattttgacgagttgagCAGCAACACGTCAAAATGCAGACACATCatgagaatacgacgcggtatcgcccaaacttcgtgtaataacccctaaacaTTTCCTTCTATTAAAATCAAAGTGCAGATACTTAATACGTTTTGTTGATGTGAAGGGCAcagcaataaaattttgacaaaattatctTAATGTTCATTactataaaattaattttgttttccttcGCGTGGCCTCGCGACGTAGGGTTCGGTTCCCACAGCCCAGATGTTGACATTTCTAGTCACATCGCTAATAACTCAGTAAAAAACAAGGTCTCATTGTTTAAGCTccgtaaggctgcgttcacaaaaacaaaacggTGAAGGGGGAGGGCGCTGGAGGAAGTCAGGCGGGATTCCAAAATTCTGGTGCAGTAGATGGGGActttaaagttttgctctgcctacaGGTaacctgaaaattttttggttccccTTCCCTTTTTGCATTTTCGAATTCCAAGGTTGGGTAGGTATTTCAATGagaaattaattacattttaatgtcatcaattttttctaATGTAAGTAATAatcaaacaaaatctagaatcattttgtcacatttcatggcTTTTATCTCGAAAAGGTCTAAAGATGTATTGACTTAACTGAAtactgtgtgtttcagcatgctggaGGGGGACAACAAGAAActatatttgatatattgcatctGTAGTTGAAGCTTCTGCCCCATTGCTAGGCCCaagttcattttgtttgttttgttttgtttttgtttgtttttttgggggggtttgCGACAAATTACAAAACCTAGAGTCCATACTTACAGTCTTTTGACAATGCATGgtacacacacatatgtaggctgtgttggcaagctgaatactatacAGTTCACATGctatagggagtagaacaagaacgcagttgtataaactcaACAGAATATTGTCAAATTATAAAAGTTAATACAGATAATGCCTAAGGGCAGTGTCActatactgccctgctactgcagtgtcactgtcactgcatatctgagcagtgacagagataacTTTGACTCTACggacatggtagttgaagaagggTTTGGGTCATACGACGCTTATGACAGTGAAAAATACTAGTGCACCAGATCAGGCCaaagagcaacacatagaagacgaggagacttgaaaagttatcaGGAATTTTTCAATTATAgcaaatgaaaataatcaaatattaaagaaaaacgaTGAGGTCACACAATACTTAGTTTTCTAAATTTTTACATTCTCattgtaaaataatacaaaagtaaaacttgaatagtaaagactaatttaaatgaaaaaatgtgtgagtAAATGGAATTACttttattttaccaaatttgccattgtcACGGGTAAGTTAAAACGTTAAGTTGATTGAATACTGAAACCTTTCAGTACAATCAATTTTGAGAATAATCtaagtcatatatgtcttgttcattagaagaaaatttttggtaggtcactgtgttCCGTTTTTCACAATTACGCAAAATGTAGCGAGGAAATCCCAACTTGCATACTCTCTTTCGGTCGTCATTTTATGTGCTCTTCAACATGTGACCTTGCCACATTTGGATTAACTTAAGTTGGCTCAGACTGATGATAAATCCAAAACTTTCAcagatgcgtttaaaaatgaatcaatctaaaggcggagcctcctttCAAAAGAGGGCgaaggtatggcggcgttcattgtgtaaatgcgattttgagttttttattcAGGCCGCAAAAACGCAAACAGGCTGCAAAGCGGCtagcgcgaagctgctgccgatcaaactctgtgtggttatattcaaaattctAACACGACAggaagacgattttttaggaattccgagcgttggtggtggggaatcaatgaccgttggcgatttgaaccgaccatcaatcaaatttaacgctTGTATAAattctgtttgcaggattagcaaaagttgacaaaaggttgagataagttaatgtaattaatgttatagaaatcaaacatcgtactggccaagtgtttgactgggaggagaacgcCACCAATgcaagaacctgggattgaaaattgcggctttaagaACTTGCATTAGGAGTATGACTCTACAAATTGCTAACAAAacgtagtgttgaacatttgtgaACAGAactgcgcaatacatgtttaattttttctgCGCGCACATTCCTGACAAGCATGAGTGCTTGTGATAGTTGGAGGAgtcacttgaaaaattttgatcacacagaggttgatttgaaaatatttttgaggatattgagggggatctgaaaaaaataaaatttcaatcgcgattcctccaacCCATCCTCTCCCTAATcggtatttgtgaatgcagcctaagcaATAAACAAGGCGTCTGGCAGGGAGATCTACCGACCTA belongs to Ptychodera flava strain L36383 chromosome 17, AS_Pfla_20210202, whole genome shotgun sequence and includes:
- the LOC139115892 gene encoding uncharacterized protein is translated as MKILVISTVLILLCGTAFGFQLFPEAKSHSAAQATCIENGMILAIDTSRHTHSAILSLLDDNGYGSTDVWINGHQNNSIWVTNEGDELTCYLPWQDEEPNGSGTCLQLWAAADHKWDDTPCTVTKPFVCEPRDLGFRLFEDLMSQGDAQASCEANGMTLAVDTSPITHKVIDGLLHDNGYANTDAWISGHQDDSGAWVDDYGDELTCYLPWVSDEPNGSGTCLQLWAAHQHGWDDTPCSVTKPYVCQPFE